One segment of Shewanella piezotolerans WP3 DNA contains the following:
- a CDS encoding AMP-dependent synthetase/ligase, with the protein MSLESYHVISLIRQQSQALGDAIALEGFEMAAPWHQVSWSNFDIITSKIARLLIQFGIESQDRAVILSQNCPQWTCADLGLLKAKAVVVPIYPTSTLEQAAYIVNDAQAKLIFAGDAEQYAMACDLVAKCDSLSRVVVFDKSVPLQDTVNHFYLDELLERELDKVADAELEKRLAATSLDDLLTLIYTSGTTGDPKGVMLDYRNIASMVRQHDTLLPFTPGDVSLAFLPLSHVFERGWSFYVLCRGGHNVYLSNPMAVKEAIVQIRPHTLCVVPRFLEKVYSAVQDKVIKAPEMRQKMFTWAMSVGHKQSEVGQGRHKASLGLSLQWKLADKLVFSKLKQVLGGRLKFMPCGGAALDPNVSAFFQSIDVPVLCGYGMTETTATATCNTLANRVPGSNGQVLPEVEIKLGKDNEILVRGDTVMRGYYNRPQETADTFEDGWLKTGDAGRIDEQGNLFITDRIKELMKTSNGKYVAPQRVEGKVGCCPFIEQVAIVADARNYVTALIVPAFESLESWAKEKGVNYESQLDLLRHAHVVEHFEQRLKMLQSELAGFEKIKKFTLLPDAFSMEAGLITPTMKLRRKVIYNKYALEIDKMYAR; encoded by the coding sequence ATGTCACTCGAGTCATATCACGTTATATCTCTTATACGGCAACAAAGCCAAGCTCTTGGCGATGCGATTGCACTCGAAGGATTCGAAATGGCAGCGCCTTGGCATCAAGTGAGCTGGAGCAACTTTGATATTATCACCTCTAAAATTGCACGGCTGTTAATTCAGTTTGGCATTGAATCCCAAGACCGCGCTGTGATCCTTTCACAGAACTGTCCGCAGTGGACTTGTGCTGATTTAGGCTTATTAAAGGCTAAAGCGGTTGTTGTACCTATCTATCCAACCAGCACTTTAGAACAAGCTGCTTACATTGTTAACGATGCACAAGCAAAGCTGATTTTTGCTGGCGACGCAGAACAGTACGCTATGGCATGCGACTTGGTTGCCAAATGCGACTCTTTATCGCGTGTAGTGGTATTTGATAAAAGCGTACCGCTTCAAGATACAGTTAATCATTTCTACTTAGACGAGCTGCTTGAGCGTGAACTCGATAAGGTGGCCGATGCCGAGCTGGAAAAAAGGCTCGCGGCGACTAGCCTTGATGATCTATTAACACTTATCTACACCTCTGGTACCACAGGCGATCCAAAAGGGGTCATGCTGGACTACCGCAACATCGCATCTATGGTGCGCCAGCATGATACTTTGCTACCTTTTACACCAGGTGATGTGTCATTAGCCTTTTTGCCACTGAGCCATGTATTTGAGCGTGGCTGGAGCTTTTACGTATTGTGCCGCGGTGGCCATAACGTGTATCTGTCTAACCCAATGGCTGTGAAAGAGGCGATTGTCCAGATCCGTCCACATACTTTATGCGTGGTGCCGCGTTTCTTAGAGAAGGTGTATAGCGCAGTCCAAGACAAAGTGATTAAAGCCCCAGAGATGAGACAGAAAATGTTCACCTGGGCGATGTCTGTTGGTCATAAGCAATCTGAAGTGGGTCAAGGGCGTCACAAGGCGTCACTAGGGCTGAGCCTTCAGTGGAAACTGGCTGATAAGCTGGTTTTCAGTAAATTGAAACAGGTCTTAGGTGGCCGCCTTAAGTTTATGCCTTGCGGTGGTGCAGCACTTGATCCAAACGTAAGTGCATTCTTCCAAAGTATCGATGTACCGGTTTTGTGTGGTTATGGCATGACGGAAACCACTGCAACAGCAACCTGTAATACTTTAGCTAACCGTGTACCTGGTTCAAACGGTCAAGTATTGCCAGAAGTTGAAATAAAACTTGGTAAAGATAACGAAATCTTAGTCCGCGGCGATACTGTTATGCGCGGTTACTACAATCGTCCGCAAGAAACGGCAGATACTTTTGAAGATGGCTGGTTAAAAACCGGTGATGCAGGCCGCATTGATGAGCAGGGTAATCTGTTTATCACTGACCGAATTAAAGAACTGATGAAGACCTCAAACGGCAAGTACGTTGCACCGCAGCGTGTTGAAGGTAAAGTCGGCTGCTGTCCATTCATTGAGCAAGTTGCCATTGTTGCTGATGCACGTAACTACGTCACCGCATTGATTGTTCCCGCATTCGAGTCATTAGAATCTTGGGCAAAAGAGAAGGGTGTAAACTACGAATCACAACTCGATTTGTTACGTCACGCTCATGTGGTTGAGCACTTTGAGCAGCGACTAAAGATGTTGCAATCTGAATTAGCTGGCTTCGAGAAAATCAAAAAGTTTACCCTACTTCCCGATGCCTTTTCGATGGAAGCGGGTTTAATTACGCCGACAATGAAGTTGCGCCGTAAGGTCATTTACAACAAGTATGCTCTTGAAATCGATAAGATGTATGCTCGTTAA
- a CDS encoding acyl-CoA thioesterase — MNESEFSLTIQPRFCETDALGHINNTVFPVWFEAAREPIFQIFNPTQDLSKWNLIIAGFNVNFNAPTYFASDVIIKTWVSRIGNSSFELTQSCWQNGKKTVEAQTSVVHYDYAAEKSVALSEEIREQLATLTGVAG, encoded by the coding sequence GTGAATGAAAGTGAATTCAGCTTAACCATACAACCACGTTTTTGTGAAACAGACGCCTTAGGCCATATCAATAATACCGTGTTTCCTGTGTGGTTCGAGGCGGCGCGTGAGCCGATATTTCAGATATTTAACCCAACTCAAGATTTGTCGAAGTGGAATCTGATCATTGCTGGGTTTAACGTCAACTTTAATGCTCCGACCTACTTTGCTAGCGACGTTATCATTAAAACCTGGGTTAGCCGCATCGGTAATAGTAGCTTTGAGTTAACTCAGAGTTGTTGGCAAAATGGCAAAAAAACCGTCGAGGCACAAACATCGGTAGTGCATTACGATTATGCGGCGGAAAAAAGTGTGGCGTTAAGCGAGGAGATCCGAGAGCAATTAGCAACACTCACTGGCGTAGCTGGTTAG
- a CDS encoding ABC transporter ATP-binding protein yields MDMNETPILVCKQLTKKFDDKVALNGLDMALYPGMVVGLLGQNGAGKSTLMRCALGIMQASSGSIEVLATPVEQMTSELKTQIGYVPQQPFGYEGFSVSKALDLHRSFYPEWDKLLEAEWLQRFDLDPKQQVQRLSVGQRQSLALIMAMAYRPKLLILDEPVASLDPIARRKFMADLFELAIESGSCVLFSSHITSDLERVASHLALLKHGELVIFKEIDELREQVKLLKLNESAALPAELNVLHRNGCNVLVDNYQQQQFAGLISANSLNLEQLFMELHS; encoded by the coding sequence ATGGATATGAATGAAACACCCATTTTAGTCTGCAAGCAGCTGACAAAAAAATTTGATGATAAAGTCGCGCTTAATGGCTTAGATATGGCGCTGTACCCAGGAATGGTTGTTGGTCTGCTTGGCCAAAATGGCGCGGGTAAATCGACCTTAATGCGTTGTGCCCTTGGGATCATGCAAGCAAGTTCAGGCAGTATTGAGGTGCTAGCAACGCCCGTTGAACAGATGACGTCAGAGCTTAAAACACAAATTGGTTATGTGCCGCAACAACCCTTTGGTTATGAGGGTTTTAGTGTATCTAAAGCACTGGATCTGCATCGTAGCTTTTATCCTGAGTGGGACAAGTTACTAGAGGCTGAATGGCTACAACGATTCGATCTGGACCCTAAGCAGCAAGTGCAGCGTCTATCCGTTGGACAGCGTCAGTCGTTGGCACTCATTATGGCAATGGCTTACCGGCCCAAACTGCTTATTCTCGATGAACCCGTCGCCAGTTTAGATCCCATCGCTAGACGTAAGTTTATGGCCGATCTATTTGAGTTAGCAATCGAGTCAGGCTCTTGTGTGCTGTTCTCTTCTCATATCACTTCCGATCTTGAACGGGTTGCTAGCCATCTCGCGTTGCTGAAGCATGGCGAGTTGGTGATATTTAAAGAGATAGATGAGCTAAGAGAGCAGGTGAAGCTATTAAAGCTGAATGAGTCTGCCGCACTGCCTGCTGAGTTAAATGTACTGCATCGAAATGGTTGTAATGTGTTGGTTGATAACTATCAACAGCAGCAGTTTGCTGGGCTGATTAGTGCTAACTCACTTAACTTGGAGCAGCTGTTTATGGAGCTGCACTCATGA
- a CDS encoding GntR family transcriptional regulator gives MLEQLNVNPSSGEPIYKQLSEQIVRLIVGGQLQSEQVLPSVRQMAEHLTVNPMTVSRAVQQLVEQGWLERRRGQPTRVAQREQSDISSNGQLLHPQIDAVVEQAKQLGISLDALKTLLGDRWK, from the coding sequence ATGTTAGAGCAACTAAATGTCAACCCCAGTAGTGGTGAGCCAATTTATAAACAGTTAAGCGAGCAGATCGTGCGTTTGATTGTGGGTGGCCAACTACAAAGTGAGCAAGTATTGCCGTCAGTGCGGCAGATGGCTGAGCATTTAACGGTAAACCCAATGACGGTGAGCCGAGCAGTGCAACAGCTAGTGGAGCAAGGTTGGCTGGAGCGCCGCCGTGGTCAACCTACTCGCGTGGCACAACGTGAGCAGAGTGATATCAGCTCCAATGGACAATTATTACACCCGCAGATTGACGCGGTTGTTGAGCAGGCTAAACAACTCGGCATCAGTTTAGATGCGCTAAAAACACTGCTTGGTGATCGCTGGAAGTAA